ATTGCGGGTACAGATCACCCAGTAAACATTGGTTTGCAAGTCGGCGCTTTGATCACCGTTAAAGATGGCCAAAAAGTTGAAGTTGGTGAAGTATTGGCACGTATTCCAATTGAATCACAGAAGACTCGCGACATTACCGGTGGTTTGCCACGTGTTGCTGAATTGTTCGAAGCGCGTTCACCAAAAGATGCTGCTGTATTGGCTAAAGTCACTGGAACAGTTTCCTTCGGCAAAGAAACCAAAGGTAAGCAACGTTTAGTGATTACCGATATGGATGGCGAAGCTAACGAATTCTTGATTCCTAAAGAGAAACAAGTTCTCGTTCATGACGGTCAAGTTGTGAACAAGGGCGAGATGATTGTGGAAGGCCCTGCCGATCCGCATGACATCTTGACACTCAGAGGTATTGAAGAGTTGGCGATCTACATCGTGGACGAAGTTCAAGACGTTTACCGTTTGCAAGGTGTGAAGATTAATGACAAGCACATTGAAGTCATCGTGCGTCAAATGTTGCGTCGTGTGCAAATTACTGATGGTGGCGATACTGCCTACATCACCGGTGAGCAAGTTGAGCGTTCTAAGTTGTATGACGCAAACGATGCTGTGATTGCACAAGGTAAGCGCCCAGCTCAGTTCGAGAATGTGTTGCTCGGTATTACTAAGGCGTCCTTGTCGACAGACAGCTTCATTTCCGCGGCTTCTTTCCAAGAAACCACCCGTGTATTGACCGAAGCCGCAATTATGGGCAAGACCGATACACTCCGTGGCCTCAAGGAAAACGTCATTATTGGTCGTCTGATCCCTGCTGGTACTGGCTTGTCTTACCGCCGTGCACGCAAGGTCAGAGAGCAATTCGAGCGTGATCGCGCTCAAATGATTGCCGCCGAAGAGGAAGCAATGGCTGATATGCCTGTAGAAATAGAGGCTGAAGTGATTGCTCCTGCTGGGGAGGCTGATCCAAGCTAATTTGGTATTCCTGGCCAGAAATGGCCAGTTTTTTCCCTCGAGGTTGACGGAAAGGGCTGGCCAGGCTAGAATGCTGAGTTCTACTGATTCAGAAGAGGGTCGTTTTGACCTAGAATTTCTCTAAGTCATTGATTTTCTTGAAGAAAGCAACAAAGAAGTACTAACCGAGCTATTTTATGCCAACAATTAATCAATTATTACGTAAGCCAAGAACTCGGCTGACCGTTAAAAGCAAGAGCCCTGCGCTGCAAAACAGCCCGCAGCGCCGTGGCGTATGTACACGTGTGTACACAACCACTCCTAAAAAGCCTAACTCTGCGCTACGTAAAGTAGCTAAAGTTCGCTTAACCAATGGTTTTGAAGTGATTTCATACATTGGTGGTGAAGGCCATAACCTCCAGGAACACTCAGTAGTGTTGATTCGTGGTGGTCGTGTAAAGGATTTGCCAGGTGTTCGTTACCACATCGTTCGTGGCTCACTTGACTTGCAAGGTGTTAAAGACCGTAAGCAGTCACGTTCCAAGTACGGTGCTAAGCGCGCTAAGAAAGCTGCTTAATAGCAACTTACAGTATTTGCAGTAAGTCTTCGTTTGTCAGACTTTAAAGACAAGTAAGTGGCCGTTCCGTCTAGAGATTTCTCCAGATAGTAGGGCGGCCGGAGCGGGTGATCCATGTGGACCACCCCTAACTGAACTGAAGGAGTAGTTATGCCACGTCGTCGTGAAGTTCCCAAACGGGAAATCCTGCCTGATCCAAAATTCGGCAATGTAGAAGTAGCAAAATTCATGAACGTCCTCATGTTGGACGGCAAAAAATCGGTTGCAGAGCGTATCGTTTACGGCGCCTTTGATCACATCGAGAAAAAAGCAAACAAAGAACCACTCGAAGTTTTCTCAACAGCTATGGGCAACGTTAAGCCAATGGTTGAGGTGAAGAGCCGTCGTGTTGGTGGCGCTAACTACCAGGTTCCTGTTGAAGTTCGCCCATCACGCCGTTCTGCTTTGGCAATGCGCTGGGTGCGCGAAGCCGCTAAAAAGCGCGGTGAAAAATCTATGGCTCAACGTTTGGCCAATGAATTATTAGAAGCTGCAGAAGGTCGCGGCGGAGCAATGAAGAAGCGTGAAGAAGTTCACCGTATGGCAGAAGCTAACAAAGCTTTCTCACATTTCCGCTTCTAATCGCACAGCAAAGAAAAGGTACCAACAGTGGCACGTAAAACCCCTATCGACAAATACCGCAATATCGGTATTTCTGCGCACATTGACGCAGGTAAGACAACAACAACAGAACGTGTTTTGTTCTACACCGGTGTTAATCACAAAATCGGTGAAGTGCATGACGGCGCTGCAACCATGGACTGGATGGAGCAAGAGCAAGAGCGTGGTATCACGATTACTTCTGCTGCTACTACAACGTTCTGGAAGGGCATGGCTGGTAATTTCCCAGAGCACCGTATCAATATTATTGATACCCCAGGACACGTAGACTTCACTATTGAAGTTGAGCGTTCAATGCGCGTTTTGGATGGCGCTTGCATGGTTTACTGTGCGGTAGGTGGTGTACAGCCACAATCCGAAACTGTTTGGCGTCAAGCTAACAAGTATCAAGTTCCACGTTTAGCTTTCGTAAACAAGATGGACCGTACAGGTGCGAACTTCTTCAAGGTCTATGACCAAATGAAGATGCGTCTCAAAGCAAATCCTATCTTGATCCAAATTCCAATCGGCGCTGAAGAAAACTTCAAGGGCGTTGTGGACTTGGTAAAAATGAAGGCCATTTATTGGGATGAGGCTTCACAAGGTACTAAATTTACATACGAAGATATCCCTGCTGAATTGCAAGCATCTGCTGAAGAGTGGCGCGAGAAAATGCTCGAAGCTGCTGCAGAGAGTTCAGAAGAGTTGATGGAAAAGTATCTCGGCGGCGAAGGCTTGACCGAAGAAGAAATTAAAGCTGCATTGCGTCAACGTACTATCGCCAATGAAATCGTTCCAATGTTGTGCGGAACAGCCTTCAAAAACAAAGGTGTTCAGGCGATGTTGGATGCGGTTGTTGAATTGTTGCCTTCACCGTTAGACGTTCCACCAGTTCCATGTGAATTAGAAGATGGCACACCGACAACACGTGAAGCTTCTGATAGCGCAAAGTTCTCAGCATTGGCATTTAAGATCATGACTGACCCATTCGTCGGCCAGCTCATCTTCTTCCGTGTTTACTCTGGCGTAATGAAATCTGGCGACACGATCTACAACCCAATCAAGGGTAAGAAAGAACGTGTTGGTCGTTTGTTGCAGATGCATGCAAATGAACGTGAAGAAATTAAAGAAGTATTCGCTGGCGATATCGCAGCTGCAGTTGGTCTAAAAGACGCAACTACTGGCGAAACATTGTGTGATCCAGATAGCATCGTTATTTTGGAGCGCATGGTATTCCCAGAGCCAGTGATCTCTCAAGCTGTAGAGCCAAAGACAAAAGCTGACCAAGAAAAAATGGGTCTTGCTTTGAATCGCTTGGCACAAGAAGATCCATCTTTCCGCGTGAAGACAGACGAAGAATCTGGCCAAACAATTATTTCCGGTATGGGCGAGCTCCACTTGGAAATTTTGGTTGACCGTATGAAGCGCGAATTCGGTGTTGAAGCAACTGTTGGTAAGCCACAAGTTGCGTACCGTGAAACGATTCGTAAAGTTTGCGAAGAGATCGAAGGTAAATTCGTTAAGCAGTCTGGTGGTCGTGGTCAATACGGTCACGTGGTATTGAAGTTAGAGCCACAAGCCCCAGGCAAAGGTTTTGAATTCGTTGACGCTATTAAGGGTGGTGTTGTTCCACGTGAATACATCCCTGCAGTAGAAAAAGGAATTATCGAAACATTGAACTCCGGTATTTTGGCTGGCTATCCAGTTGTAGATATCAAAGCAACATTGTTCTTCGGTTCATACCATGACGTTGACTCCAACGAAAACGCATTTAAGATGGCGGGCTCGATGGCATTCAAAGATGGTATGCGCAAAGCAGCCCCAGTGTTGCTAGAACCAATGATGGCTGTTGAAGTTGAAACACCAGAAGATTTCATGGGTAACGTAATGGGTGACCTCTCATCACGTCGCGGTATTTTGCAAGGTATGGATGACATTCCAGGGGGCGGTAAGATCGTTCGCGCTGAAGTGCCATTGGCAGAGATGTTTGGTTACTCAACTGGCTTGCGCTCGTTGACCCAAGGTCGCGCTACCTACACCATGGAATTTAAGCATTATTCCGAAGCACCTAAGAACGTTGCTGAAGCAGTGATGGCTGCTAAAGCGAAGTAATTTATCCACATTATTTTGAATATTGACTAGCTAAGAAGGCAGACAAAAAAATGGCAAAAGAAAAGTTTGAGCGGACAAAACCGCACGTAAACGTTGGCACAATTGGTCACGTTGACCATGGTAAAACCACATTGACAGCAGCTATTGCAACTGTGCTTTCAAAAGCATTCGGTGGCGAAGCAAAAGCATACGATCAGATCGATGCTGCTCCAGAAGAAAAAGCACGCGGTATTACGATTAATACAGCACACGTTGAGTATGAGACTGCTAATCGTCACTACGCACACGTGGATTGCCCAGGACATGCTGACTACGTTAAGAACATGATTACTGGTGCTGCTCAGATGGACGGCGCTATTTTGGTTTGCTCTGCAGCTGACGGCCCAATGCCACAAACTCGTGAGCATATCCTCTTGGCACGCCAAGTTGGTGTTCCATACATCATCGTATTTTTGAACAAGTGCGACATGGTTGATGACGCTGAGTTGTTAGAACTCGTAGAAATGGAAGTTCGTGAGCTTCTATCTAAGTACGACTTCCCAGGCGATGACACACCAATCGTTCAAGGTTCTGCTAAGTTAGCGCTTGAAGGCGACGAAGGCCCATTGGGTAAAGAAGCCATCATGAAGTTGGCTGAAGCACTTGACTCCTACATCCCAACTCCAGAGCGTGCTGTTGACGGTGCGTTCTTGATGCCAGTAGAGGACGTGTTCTCTATCTCCGGTCGCGGTACTGTTGTTACAGGCCGTATCGAGCGCGGTATCGTTAAAGTTGGTGAAGAGATTGAAATTATCGGTATCAAGCCAACACTCAAGACAACTTGTACTGGTGTTGAAATGTTCCGCAAATTGCTCGACCAAGGTCAAGCAGGCGATAACGTTGGTATCTTGTTACGCGGTACAAAACGTGAAGAAGTTGAGCGCGGCCAAGTATTGGCTAAGCCAGGTTCAATCACCCCACATACTCACTTTACAGCCGAGGTTTACATCTTGGGTAAAGATGAAGGTGGTCGTCATACTCCATTCTTTAACAACTATCGTCCACAGTTCTACTTCCGTACAACGGACGTAACTGGTTCAATCGAGTTGCCAAAAGACAAAGAAATGGTAATGCCTGGCGATAACGTCACAATTACCGTAAAACTCATCGCTCCTATCGCGATGGAAGAAGGTTTACGTTTTGCGATCCGTGAAGGTGGCCGTACTGTTGGCGCCGGCGTGGTTGCAAAGATTTTGGCTTAATAGCAGTAAAAATATTTAGCGGTTTGCTAACCGGTGACGTCCGTGCTGCGGATGTCACCGAGCTCTTTAGAAATATAACGCGGCAGCACCGCAACGCTCTTTGGAATTAATATGCAAAACCAAAAAATTCGTATTCGTCTTAAAGCATTTGATTACCGTTTGATCGACCAGTCTGCAGCTGAAATCGTTGATACAGCTAAGCGTACTGGTGCAGTTGTTAAAGGTCCAGTACCTTTGCCAACACGTATCGAGCGCTTTGACATTCTGCGTTCACCACACGTAAACAAGACATCACGTGACCAGTTAGAGATTCGCACCCATCTGCGTTTGATGGATATCGTTGATCCTACAGAGAAAACAGTGGATGCCTTGATGAAATTAGACCTCCCAGCAGGTGTGGACGTCGAAATTAAGTTGCAGTAATTCAGTATTTCCAGTCTTAGCGCTTGCCAAGACTGGCCTTTCGGGATAGAATCTAAGGCTTCGCTCAATTATTTGGGCGGATTTTAAGGTTTTATCAGCATCAAAAACGTTGTAAGTTATTGATTTAGAAGTACTTTTACTTGTAAATCACTTAAATTAATTTTGCCGACCAATCGAAGTCGGCGTGGAGCATGAATATGAGCTTAGGCTTAATCGGTCGAAAGATCGGCATGACCCGTCTATTTACGGACGAAGGGGAAGCAATTCCTGTCACCGTAATTGACGTGAGCGACAACAGAATCGCTCAAATCAAGACCCAGGCAACTGATGGCTATGATGCTATCCAGTTGGCACATGGCACACGTAGAGCTACTCGCGTTACCAAAGCAATGGCTGGTCACTTCGCTAAAGCGGGTGTGATGGCTGGTAACGGTCTCAACGAATTTCATTTAGATGCATCAAAAATCGCAGAAATGACACCAGGACAAGTTATTCCTGCTGACACTGCATTTGCTGCTGGCCAAAAAGTGGACGTACAAGGTGTAACGATTGGTAAAGGCTATGCCGGTACCATCAAGCGCCATCACTTCGCTTCAGGTCGCGCGTCACACGGTAACTCACGTTCACATAACGTGCCAGGTTCTATCGGTATGGCGCAAGATCCAGGTCGTGTTTTCCCAGGTAAGCGCATGACAGGCCACCTTGGAGACGAAACGCGCACTGTACAAAATTTAGTCATCGCACGCATTGATGCAGAACGCAATCTCATCATGGTTAAAGGCGCTATTCCAGGTGCCCCAGGCGGTAAAGTTATTGTTACTCCAGCGGTGAAGACACCGTTGAAGAAGAAATAAGGAGAGCGAATATGGAACTTAAGCTTCTCCAAGATAACGGAACTTTGGGCGCAGGCATTCAAGCCTCACCAGAAGTATTCGAGCGCGAATATAACGAAGCATTGGTACACCAAGTTGTTGTGGCTTACCAAGCAAATGCACGTAGCGGTAACCGTGCACAAAAAGACCGTGAGCAAGTTAAGCACACAACCAAAAAACCTTGGCGTCAAAAAGGTACTGGTCGTGCACGTGCTGGTATGAGCTCTTCCCCGCTGTGGCGTGGAGGTGGTCGTATATTCCCGAATTCACCTGAAGAAAATTTCAGCCAAAAAGTAAACAAGAAAATGTACCGCGCTGGTATGAGATCGATTTTGTCTCAGTTAGCTCGCGAAGGTCGTTTGAATGTTGTTGACCAATTTAATCTTGATGCTCCAAAGACTAAAGTTTTAGCTGACAAAGTTAAAGCAATGGGCTTGGATTCAGTCTTGATCATCGTTGATCAGGTTAGCGAGAATTTGTACTTGGCATCACGCAACTTGCATAAGGTTGCTGTTTGTGAGCCACAGCACGCTGATCCATTAGCTTTAGTTCAATACAAAAAAGTATTGGTAAGCAAAGCAGCGATCGCAAAAATTGAGGAGTTGCTGAAATGAGCCAAGTCCGTAAAAACGATCACAGCTTGATGAAGGTTCTGCTTGGACCGGTTATCTCTGAAAAAGCCACCATGGTTGCAGAGAAAAACGAACAAGTGGTATTCCAAGTTACACGCGACGCTAATAAAAGCGATGTGAAACAAGCTGTTGAGTTGCTCTTTAAAGTGCAAGTTGACTCTGTTCAAATCGTGAATCAAAAAGGTAAGCCAAAGCGCTATGGCCGTTTTGAAGGTCGTCGTGACCACACTAAGAAGGCCTACGTTAGCTTGAAGCCAGGTCAAGAAATTAACTTTGAAGCGGAGGCGAATTAATCATGCCTTTGATGAAGACAAAACCGACCTCACCAGGTCGTCGCTCAATGGTCAAGGTGGTAAATCCTGACCTGCATAAAGGTAAACCTTTTGCAGCGTTGGTAGAGCCACAGTTCCAAAAAGCAGGTCGTAACAATAATGGTCACATCACTACCCGTCATAAAGGTGGTGGTCATAAGCATCACTATCGTGTTGTTGATTTCAAACGCAACGACAAAGATGGCATTCCAGCAAAAGTAGAACGCTTGGAATACGATCCAAACCGCAGTGCAAACATTGCATTGATCGTGTTTGCTGATGGTGAGCGTCGCTATATCCTTGCTGCAAAAGGCATGACTGTTGGTCAGGCATTGATGAGTGGTGCAGAAGCCCCAATCAAGTCTGGTAACAACTTGCCAATTCGCAACATTCCAGTTGGTAGCACGATTCACTGTGTAGAAATGTTGCCGGGTAAAGGTGCTCAAATCGCACGTTCCGCTGGCGGCTCTGCAGTGTTATTGGCTCGTGAAGGTGTATACGCTCAGGTGCGCTTGCGATCTGGTGAAGTTCGCCGCATTTTGATTGATTGCCGCGCCACTATTGGTGAAGTTGGTAATGAAGAGCACAGCTTGCGCGTTATCGGTAAAGCTGGTGCAAATCGCTGGCGTGGTATTCGCCCAACCGTTCGCGGTGTGGCAATGAACCCAGTAGATCACCCACACGGTGGTGGTGAAGGTAGAACTGGCGAAGGCCGTGTACCTGTATCCCCATGGGGCACACCAACCAAAGGTTATCGTACACGTCGCAATAAGCGTACAACTTCGATGATCGTTCAACGTCGTCAAAAACGTTAAGCGATAAGGATAAATAGATATGACACGTTCAGCTAAAAAAGGCCCATTTTGCGAAGCCAGCTTAGTAAATAAAGTTGAAGTCGCACAAGCCAACAAAGACAAAAAGCCGATCAAAACTTGGTCACGCCGTTCAACAATCCTCCCAGACTTTATTGGTCTGACGATTGCTGTACATAACGGTCGTCAACACGTTCCGGTATATGTATCAGAAAACATGGTGGGTCATAAGTTAGGCGAATTTGCCTTGACCCGTACTTTCAAAGGTCACGCTGCTGACAAGAAAGTAACGAAGAAGTAAGGGGATGATGATGGAAGTTAAAGCTATTCACAAGGGCGCCCGCATTTCTGCGCAAAAGACACGTTTGGTCGCTGATCAAATCCGTGGTTTGCCAATTGCGCGCGCTATGAACATTTTGAATTTCAGCCCCAAGAAAGCTGCCTTCATTGTGAAGAAAGTTGTTGAGTCCGCAATGGCCAACGCTGAACACAATAAGGGTGCTGATATTGATGAGCTCAAGGTTTCAACAATTATTGTTGATAAAGGTACTTCCTTGAAGCGCTTCACAGCACGTGCTAAAGGTCGCGGTAATCAAATCGAAAAACAAACATGTCACATCACCGTGACCTTGAGTAACTAAGGGAAGATATGGGACAAAAGATAAACCCAACCGGATTCCGACTCTCGGTAACGAAGAACTGGACATCAAAGTGGTATGCAAACAATACTGATTTTGCGAAGATGCTCAAAGAGGACGTAGATGTCCGCATCTATCTCAAGAAGAAGTTGAAGAATGCATCAGTAAGTAAAGTAATTATTGAGCGTCCTGCAAAGAACGCGCGCATCACAATTTACAGCTCACGCCCAGGTGTTGTGATCGGTAAAAAAGGTGAAGATATTGAAGTTCTCCGTCGTGAACTCCAGAAACGTATGGGCGTTCCAGTTCATGTGAACATCGAAGAAATTCGTAAGCCTGAAGTTGATGCTCAATTGATCGCTGACTCTATTACTCAACAGTTAGAGAAGCGCATCATGTTCCGTCGTGCAATGAAGCGTGCAATGCAAAATGCGATGCGCCTTGGTGCACAAGGAATCAAGATCATGTCTTCTGGTCGTTTGAATGGTGCTGAAATTGCACGTCGCGAATGGTACCGTGAAGGTCGCGTTCCACTTCATACATTGAAGGCTGATATTGATTACGCAACTTCAGAAGCGGAAACAACAT
The genomic region above belongs to Polynucleobacter sp. AP-Ainpum-60-G11 and contains:
- the rplW gene encoding 50S ribosomal protein L23, whose product is MSQVRKNDHSLMKVLLGPVISEKATMVAEKNEQVVFQVTRDANKSDVKQAVELLFKVQVDSVQIVNQKGKPKRYGRFEGRRDHTKKAYVSLKPGQEINFEAEAN
- the rpsC gene encoding 30S ribosomal protein S3, which codes for MGQKINPTGFRLSVTKNWTSKWYANNTDFAKMLKEDVDVRIYLKKKLKNASVSKVIIERPAKNARITIYSSRPGVVIGKKGEDIEVLRRELQKRMGVPVHVNIEEIRKPEVDAQLIADSITQQLEKRIMFRRAMKRAMQNAMRLGAQGIKIMSSGRLNGAEIARREWYREGRVPLHTLKADIDYATSEAETTYGIIGVKVWVYKGDTLGRGADAVAVTAEPAAEEKKPRRVPAKTTARKPAADSKPLVAAKPAVKRAPKAAEAPSAEAQKSGE
- the tuf gene encoding elongation factor Tu codes for the protein MAKEKFERTKPHVNVGTIGHVDHGKTTLTAAIATVLSKAFGGEAKAYDQIDAAPEEKARGITINTAHVEYETANRHYAHVDCPGHADYVKNMITGAAQMDGAILVCSAADGPMPQTREHILLARQVGVPYIIVFLNKCDMVDDAELLELVEMEVRELLSKYDFPGDDTPIVQGSAKLALEGDEGPLGKEAIMKLAEALDSYIPTPERAVDGAFLMPVEDVFSISGRGTVVTGRIERGIVKVGEEIEIIGIKPTLKTTCTGVEMFRKLLDQGQAGDNVGILLRGTKREEVERGQVLAKPGSITPHTHFTAEVYILGKDEGGRHTPFFNNYRPQFYFRTTDVTGSIELPKDKEMVMPGDNVTITVKLIAPIAMEEGLRFAIREGGRTVGAGVVAKILA
- the rpsJ gene encoding 30S ribosomal protein S10, with translation MQNQKIRIRLKAFDYRLIDQSAAEIVDTAKRTGAVVKGPVPLPTRIERFDILRSPHVNKTSRDQLEIRTHLRLMDIVDPTEKTVDALMKLDLPAGVDVEIKLQ
- the rplD gene encoding 50S ribosomal protein L4, yielding MELKLLQDNGTLGAGIQASPEVFEREYNEALVHQVVVAYQANARSGNRAQKDREQVKHTTKKPWRQKGTGRARAGMSSSPLWRGGGRIFPNSPEENFSQKVNKKMYRAGMRSILSQLAREGRLNVVDQFNLDAPKTKVLADKVKAMGLDSVLIIVDQVSENLYLASRNLHKVAVCEPQHADPLALVQYKKVLVSKAAIAKIEELLK
- the rplV gene encoding 50S ribosomal protein L22 is translated as MMEVKAIHKGARISAQKTRLVADQIRGLPIARAMNILNFSPKKAAFIVKKVVESAMANAEHNKGADIDELKVSTIIVDKGTSLKRFTARAKGRGNQIEKQTCHITVTLSN
- the rpsS gene encoding 30S ribosomal protein S19, whose translation is MTRSAKKGPFCEASLVNKVEVAQANKDKKPIKTWSRRSTILPDFIGLTIAVHNGRQHVPVYVSENMVGHKLGEFALTRTFKGHAADKKVTKK
- the rpsL gene encoding 30S ribosomal protein S12 encodes the protein MPTINQLLRKPRTRLTVKSKSPALQNSPQRRGVCTRVYTTTPKKPNSALRKVAKVRLTNGFEVISYIGGEGHNLQEHSVVLIRGGRVKDLPGVRYHIVRGSLDLQGVKDRKQSRSKYGAKRAKKAA
- the rpsG gene encoding 30S ribosomal protein S7; this translates as MPRRREVPKREILPDPKFGNVEVAKFMNVLMLDGKKSVAERIVYGAFDHIEKKANKEPLEVFSTAMGNVKPMVEVKSRRVGGANYQVPVEVRPSRRSALAMRWVREAAKKRGEKSMAQRLANELLEAAEGRGGAMKKREEVHRMAEANKAFSHFRF
- the rplB gene encoding 50S ribosomal protein L2; this translates as MPLMKTKPTSPGRRSMVKVVNPDLHKGKPFAALVEPQFQKAGRNNNGHITTRHKGGGHKHHYRVVDFKRNDKDGIPAKVERLEYDPNRSANIALIVFADGERRYILAAKGMTVGQALMSGAEAPIKSGNNLPIRNIPVGSTIHCVEMLPGKGAQIARSAGGSAVLLAREGVYAQVRLRSGEVRRILIDCRATIGEVGNEEHSLRVIGKAGANRWRGIRPTVRGVAMNPVDHPHGGGEGRTGEGRVPVSPWGTPTKGYRTRRNKRTTSMIVQRRQKR
- the fusA gene encoding elongation factor G, yielding MARKTPIDKYRNIGISAHIDAGKTTTTERVLFYTGVNHKIGEVHDGAATMDWMEQEQERGITITSAATTTFWKGMAGNFPEHRINIIDTPGHVDFTIEVERSMRVLDGACMVYCAVGGVQPQSETVWRQANKYQVPRLAFVNKMDRTGANFFKVYDQMKMRLKANPILIQIPIGAEENFKGVVDLVKMKAIYWDEASQGTKFTYEDIPAELQASAEEWREKMLEAAAESSEELMEKYLGGEGLTEEEIKAALRQRTIANEIVPMLCGTAFKNKGVQAMLDAVVELLPSPLDVPPVPCELEDGTPTTREASDSAKFSALAFKIMTDPFVGQLIFFRVYSGVMKSGDTIYNPIKGKKERVGRLLQMHANEREEIKEVFAGDIAAAVGLKDATTGETLCDPDSIVILERMVFPEPVISQAVEPKTKADQEKMGLALNRLAQEDPSFRVKTDEESGQTIISGMGELHLEILVDRMKREFGVEATVGKPQVAYRETIRKVCEEIEGKFVKQSGGRGQYGHVVLKLEPQAPGKGFEFVDAIKGGVVPREYIPAVEKGIIETLNSGILAGYPVVDIKATLFFGSYHDVDSNENAFKMAGSMAFKDGMRKAAPVLLEPMMAVEVETPEDFMGNVMGDLSSRRGILQGMDDIPGGGKIVRAEVPLAEMFGYSTGLRSLTQGRATYTMEFKHYSEAPKNVAEAVMAAKAK
- the rplC gene encoding 50S ribosomal protein L3, whose protein sequence is MSLGLIGRKIGMTRLFTDEGEAIPVTVIDVSDNRIAQIKTQATDGYDAIQLAHGTRRATRVTKAMAGHFAKAGVMAGNGLNEFHLDASKIAEMTPGQVIPADTAFAAGQKVDVQGVTIGKGYAGTIKRHHFASGRASHGNSRSHNVPGSIGMAQDPGRVFPGKRMTGHLGDETRTVQNLVIARIDAERNLIMVKGAIPGAPGGKVIVTPAVKTPLKKK